Proteins encoded within one genomic window of Cyanobacterium sp. HL-69:
- a CDS encoding putative plasmid protein — MANKNQLRNIGYLDFEFTREGGGQLRPTEFGLAWWGDQYLCFRSFTFAPNIKLQEVRASIIKTISPFKNMKTLVFWDKTHDKQILKDSGLNLSKYSLLDLQDELGKITLKDIGEEFHVNSETILQYLPPHVRNKIKLSLHSAIGDALHIAVLHKLFTENPSIKTTTTSTTTTQTTTTANTTKPVSSNAQLFQYLDTLNLTSLVIQRRVSQKTALTLWKSAVLDNPHLNIPYDSFVLILKAHLLSLI; from the coding sequence ATGGCAAATAAGAATCAGTTAAGGAATATCGGCTATCTTGATTTTGAGTTTACCCGTGAAGGTGGTGGACAACTTAGACCTACTGAATTTGGTTTAGCTTGGTGGGGAGATCAATATCTTTGTTTTAGATCTTTTACTTTTGCTCCTAACATCAAACTCCAAGAAGTACGAGCAAGCATTATAAAGACTATATCACCCTTTAAAAATATGAAAACTCTTGTTTTTTGGGATAAAACACATGATAAACAAATTCTTAAGGACTCTGGTTTAAACCTCTCAAAGTATAGTCTGCTTGATTTACAAGATGAACTTGGTAAAATAACCTTAAAAGATATAGGTGAGGAATTTCATGTTAATTCTGAGACTATACTGCAATATCTTCCTCCCCATGTAAGAAATAAAATAAAGCTATCTCTGCATAGTGCTATTGGTGACGCTTTACATATTGCTGTACTCCATAAACTATTTACTGAAAACCCATCAATTAAAACAACTACGACCTCTACCACCACTACTCAAACTACAACTACTGCTAACACCACAAAACCTGTTAGTTCCAACGCTCAACTATTTCAATATCTTGATACTCTAAACCTAACGTCATTGGTTATTCAACGTCGTGTTTCCCAGAAAACTGCATTAACACTTTGGAAGTCCGCCGTGCTTGATAACCCACATCTCAATATTCCCTACGATTCCTTTGTCCTAATCCTCAAGGCACATCTCCTCTCCTTGATTTAA
- a CDS encoding putative plasmid protein translates to MPRKIICSVYLNEDEKEKANALSEERGITLSDLFKSVLYRKIPKTPSQVKVKAILKLGEVRNQIEELMEYIPLEQQKKFKDFSKVLEEVEEEIELCP, encoded by the coding sequence TTGCCTAGAAAAATTATTTGTTCAGTTTACCTTAATGAAGATGAAAAGGAAAAAGCAAATGCCCTTAGTGAAGAAAGAGGAATAACTCTATCAGATTTATTTAAGTCAGTATTGTATAGAAAGATTCCCAAGACACCAAGCCAAGTAAAAGTGAAAGCAATATTAAAGTTAGGAGAGGTGAGGAATCAGATTGAAGAATTGATGGAATATATACCATTGGAGCAACAAAAGAAGTTTAAAGATTTTAGTAAAGTGTTAGAAGAAGTAGAGGAAGAAATTGAACTATGCCCGTAG
- a CDS encoding plasmid relaxase, whose amino-acid sequence MPVAKQIKGADFYRCISYLLDREEKEIIESNLSGKTAIALSKRFELCCQLNGRMRKPVYHATISFNPNEGELDNRKLRAISYDYLYGMGFGEEEPDLDKLEKEKRKGEGRMFGRESLAVPYVVVKHDDTEHQHIHIVAGRVRHDGSCVSSYWDYRKSERVLRMLENYHGLSSPEGTEVLQELRDILDRSKEQCKDFQELDLALNQEGVKVYKKKSGIVYGYKNSHYKGNTLGAKYTLQGMSKVLDIKGLEDYQTTTPSFEFDDEFIKRLEQYRNTMEQLLKNQDTESYKGDYYAIERSKKSLVVSKVDNSDEMIKWIKPAPNKPWILNNFRFTRDTYDDFEEKTIGVKNTLEVQEKERIKQLEAVEKQQEIQKKLMEQIPSSQSASGTITTNSGTNRRRRGR is encoded by the coding sequence ATGCCCGTAGCAAAGCAAATAAAAGGAGCTGACTTCTACCGATGTATATCGTACTTACTTGATAGGGAAGAAAAAGAAATCATAGAAAGTAACCTGTCAGGTAAAACAGCGATCGCCCTTAGTAAAAGATTTGAATTATGTTGTCAGTTAAATGGGAGGATGAGAAAACCTGTATATCACGCCACAATCTCATTTAACCCGAATGAAGGTGAGTTGGATAATAGAAAGTTAAGGGCAATCTCCTATGATTATTTATATGGCATGGGCTTTGGGGAAGAAGAACCTGATTTAGATAAGTTGGAGAAGGAGAAAAGGAAGGGTGAAGGGCGAATGTTTGGTAGGGAATCCCTTGCTGTACCTTATGTGGTAGTGAAACATGATGATACGGAACATCAGCATATCCATATTGTGGCAGGTAGAGTAAGACATGACGGAAGCTGTGTGTCTAGTTATTGGGATTACCGTAAGTCTGAAAGGGTATTGAGGATGTTGGAAAACTACCATGGATTATCAAGCCCTGAAGGCACGGAAGTATTACAAGAGTTGAGAGATATTTTAGATAGGAGTAAGGAGCAATGTAAGGATTTTCAAGAATTAGATTTAGCCCTAAACCAAGAGGGAGTCAAAGTTTACAAGAAGAAGAGCGGTATTGTTTATGGTTACAAAAATAGTCACTATAAGGGTAATACTTTAGGAGCGAAATATACTCTACAGGGGATGAGTAAGGTGTTGGATATAAAAGGGTTAGAGGACTATCAAACCACTACTCCTAGTTTTGAATTTGATGATGAGTTTATCAAGAGGTTAGAGCAGTATAGGAATACCATGGAACAACTACTCAAAAATCAGGATACTGAGAGTTATAAGGGTGATTATTATGCCATTGAAAGGAGTAAGAAAAGTTTGGTGGTGAGTAAGGTTGATAATTCTGATGAGATGATTAAGTGGATTAAACCTGCACCTAATAAGCCATGGATTCTTAATAACTTTAGGTTTACAAGGGATACCTATGATGATTTTGAGGAGAAGACAATAGGAGTAAAAAACACCCTTGAGGTGCAGGAGAAAGAGAGGATTAAACAACTCGAAGCCGTTGAAAAACAGCAGGAGATTCAAAAGAAATTAATGGAGCAGATACCCTCGTCACAATCAGCTTCGGGAACTATCACTACTAACTCAGGAACTAACAGAAGGAGACGAGGCAGATAA
- a CDS encoding toxin-antitoxin system HicB family antidote component — protein MKSIDGKKYKLIIDWSVEDNCFVVEVPELPGCFADGKTYAEAIANAEIIIQEWIEIAQELGRNPTFAL, from the coding sequence ATGAAAAGTATTGATGGTAAAAAATATAAATTAATAATTGATTGGAGTGTTGAAGATAATTGTTTTGTCGTAGAAGTACCAGAGTTACCCGGTTGTTTTGCTGATGGAAAAACTTATGCTGAAGCAATAGCTAATGCTGAAATCATTATCCAAGAATGGATTGAGATAGCCCAAGAATTAGGTCGGAATCCCACCTTTGCGTTATAG